A region from the Verrucomicrobiota bacterium genome encodes:
- the yjfF gene encoding sugar ABC transporter permease YjfF, producing MQLNPKYIPLGATGIVLVALYLTGCYLYPAFGTPRVLVNLLGDNAFLGIAAVGATFVILSGGIDLSVGSLIAFTGIFIAKLLQLGWDPAWAVPVALAIGGAGGAIMGSLIQVFALPPFLVTLAGLFFLRGLAFVVHPESIPIDHPFYAEILPQLSIVVAPKAVLPFTAICFIFAVVIGTFVASFTPFGRNVYAVGSNETSARLMGLPVSATKVATYSLAGLFSAFAGIVSTFYMQSGNPASFVGLELDTIAAVVIGGTLLTGGVGFVPGTLMGVLILGVIQTLITFNGSLNSWWTRIVIGALLLVFILIQKLISRSRVGISSGAKARFPVKRDPPRRVEAV from the coding sequence ATGCAACTGAATCCGAAGTATATCCCCCTCGGGGCCACCGGGATCGTGCTCGTGGCACTTTACCTGACCGGCTGTTATCTCTACCCGGCGTTCGGCACCCCACGGGTATTGGTCAACCTGCTTGGGGACAACGCTTTCTTGGGCATTGCCGCCGTCGGCGCCACCTTCGTGATCCTCTCCGGCGGCATCGATCTGTCAGTCGGCTCACTGATTGCGTTTACGGGCATCTTCATCGCCAAGCTGCTCCAACTCGGGTGGGATCCGGCCTGGGCCGTGCCGGTTGCCCTCGCGATCGGCGGAGCCGGGGGCGCGATCATGGGGAGCCTCATCCAGGTGTTCGCCCTGCCGCCCTTCCTCGTCACCCTGGCGGGGCTGTTCTTCCTGCGCGGACTCGCCTTCGTCGTTCACCCCGAGTCCATCCCGATCGACCATCCCTTCTACGCCGAGATCCTTCCCCAACTTTCCATAGTCGTCGCGCCCAAAGCCGTCCTCCCGTTCACCGCCATCTGTTTTATTTTCGCGGTCGTGATTGGCACCTTCGTGGCGAGTTTCACCCCCTTTGGGCGAAACGTCTACGCGGTTGGCTCAAACGAGACGTCGGCCCGGCTGATGGGTCTGCCCGTCAGCGCCACCAAGGTCGCGACCTATTCGCTGGCCGGCTTGTTCTCGGCGTTTGCAGGCATCGTCTCCACGTTTTACATGCAGTCCGGCAATCCGGCGTCCTTTGTCGGCTTGGAACTGGACACCATCGCCGCCGTGGTCATCGGAGGAACCCTTCTGACAGGCGGCGTCGGCTTCGTGCCCGGGACGCTGATGGGCGTACTGATCCTTGGCGTAATCCAGACGTTGATCACGTTTAACGGATCGCTCAACAGTTGGTGGACGCGGATCGTGATCGGGGCGTTGCTGCTCGTGTTTATTCTTATCCAGAAGCTGATTTCGCGAAGCCGGGTCGGGATCTCGTCAGGCGCAAAGGCCAGGTTCCCCGTGAAAAGGGACCCGCCTCGCCGGGTGGAAGCGGTATGA
- a CDS encoding ABC transporter permease — protein sequence MSPIFDALFWLAFGALLYAVRRQRILWPLLALALLLLFNQLFTPGFFRLQVLEGHLYGSRIDILNQGAKVMLLSLGMVLVIATGGVDLSVGAVMAIAAAVAARLVVTSSSATPLAIAAAIAASLLAGAWNGLLVAGFGVQPIVATLILMVAGRGIAQLITEGQIINFSDPLMVFLGNGHLFGLPFTLSLVLAMLLLTHLLVRRTALGLFIESVGDNDRASRYSGISSRQVKFFAYTFSGFCAGLAGLIASSNIKSADANNIGLYLELDAILAVVVGGTALTGGRFYLIGAVIGALFIQTLTTTLYARNVSADISPVPKALVIIGVCLLQSEPFRERLHRLLSRQPA from the coding sequence ATGAGTCCGATTTTCGATGCGCTCTTCTGGCTTGCCTTCGGTGCGCTGCTCTATGCGGTGCGCCGCCAGCGAATCCTCTGGCCGCTGCTTGCGCTGGCGCTGCTGCTGTTGTTCAACCAATTGTTTACCCCGGGGTTTTTTCGTCTCCAAGTCCTGGAGGGCCACCTTTACGGGTCCCGGATAGACATCCTTAACCAGGGCGCGAAGGTCATGCTGCTTTCCCTGGGCATGGTGCTGGTGATTGCTACCGGCGGGGTGGACCTTTCCGTCGGGGCCGTGATGGCAATCGCCGCGGCGGTCGCCGCGCGCCTCGTCGTCACGTCTTCCTCAGCGACGCCTCTCGCCATCGCCGCTGCCATCGCGGCCTCCCTCCTGGCCGGGGCCTGGAATGGCCTCCTGGTCGCCGGTTTCGGTGTCCAACCAATCGTGGCAACGCTGATCCTGATGGTTGCGGGCCGAGGGATCGCGCAGCTGATCACCGAAGGCCAAATCATCAATTTCAGCGATCCATTAATGGTTTTTCTTGGGAACGGTCACCTGTTCGGGCTCCCCTTTACCTTGAGCCTGGTCCTGGCGATGTTGCTGCTGACCCATCTGCTTGTGCGACGGACGGCCCTGGGCCTGTTCATCGAATCCGTGGGGGACAACGATCGCGCCAGCCGTTATTCGGGAATCAGCTCCCGGCAGGTGAAATTTTTCGCGTACACCTTCTCCGGCTTCTGCGCGGGTTTGGCTGGCCTGATTGCGTCTTCCAACATCAAGAGTGCCGACGCCAATAACATCGGCCTGTACCTTGAACTGGACGCCATCCTGGCGGTGGTAGTCGGAGGCACCGCCCTGACCGGAGGGCGCTTTTACCTGATCGGCGCCGTCATCGGCGCGCTTTTCATCCAGACGCTCACGACGACCCTTTACGCGCGCAACGTGAGCGCCGACATTTCTCCGGTGCCCAAAGCGCTTGTCATCATCGGCGTCTGCCTCTTGCAGAGCGAACCGTTCCGCGAACGTTTACATCGGCTCCTGTCGCGCCAACCGGCATGA
- a CDS encoding sugar ABC transporter ATP-binding protein, with product MGNPVLSIRGLSRRFPGVQALDRVDLAVERGEIHALMGENGAGKSTLIKTLTGVFPRDAGEAALDGVPVNPKSPRAAERLGISTVYQEVNLIPDLSVAENICLGRQPVFLGAIRWGAIARRARQALSRLDLKVDVSRQLSSYPIAIQQLVAIARALDISAKLLILDEPTSSLDDGEAEELFKILRKLRGDGLGILFVTHFLEQVYKLCDSVTILRNGRLVGRFPIKELPRVKLVAHMMGKELQEVEALAQKRVHAAPVREETALLKATGLGRKGSIHPLDLEIRPGEVVGLAGLLGSGRTETARLLFGIDKPDQGSLEIDGVPAILRSPRAAIRQRIALTPEDRKVAGIIPNLTVRENIILALQAGRGPWKRLSRADQEKLADRFIQGLAIKTPHRDQLVKNLSGGNQQKVLLARWLATAARIFILDEPTRGIDVGAKAEVEKLVGALRQDGLGVLFISSELEEIVRQSQRVIVLRDRRQVGELAGAAISVDAILQTIAKEDPEARAA from the coding sequence GTGGGTAATCCCGTCCTAAGCATCCGCGGTCTGTCCCGGAGATTCCCGGGCGTACAGGCGCTGGATCGGGTAGATCTCGCCGTCGAACGCGGCGAGATCCACGCGCTCATGGGCGAGAACGGCGCCGGCAAGAGCACCCTCATCAAGACGCTCACCGGCGTGTTTCCCCGGGACGCGGGGGAGGCGGCGCTTGACGGGGTGCCCGTCAACCCGAAGTCGCCGCGCGCCGCTGAGCGGCTGGGGATCAGCACCGTCTACCAGGAAGTTAACCTGATTCCGGACCTTTCCGTGGCGGAGAACATCTGCCTCGGCCGGCAGCCGGTATTTTTGGGTGCGATTCGCTGGGGCGCGATCGCGCGGCGTGCGCGCCAGGCGCTGAGCCGGCTTGACCTGAAGGTCGATGTTTCGCGCCAGCTTTCCTCCTACCCGATTGCGATCCAGCAGTTAGTCGCGATTGCGCGCGCGCTCGACATTTCCGCCAAACTGTTGATCCTGGATGAACCGACGTCGAGTCTGGACGACGGCGAAGCGGAAGAGCTTTTCAAAATCCTGCGCAAACTGCGTGGCGACGGGCTGGGGATCTTGTTCGTGACCCACTTTCTCGAGCAGGTTTACAAGCTCTGCGATTCCGTGACCATCCTCCGCAACGGCCGGTTGGTGGGGCGGTTCCCGATCAAGGAACTGCCCCGGGTGAAACTGGTCGCACACATGATGGGAAAAGAGTTGCAAGAGGTGGAAGCCCTGGCGCAAAAGCGGGTCCACGCCGCCCCGGTCCGCGAGGAAACGGCGTTACTCAAAGCAACCGGGCTGGGACGGAAAGGATCCATCCACCCGCTGGATCTGGAAATTCGTCCTGGGGAAGTGGTCGGTCTGGCCGGGTTGCTCGGATCCGGCCGCACCGAAACCGCCCGGCTTCTCTTCGGGATCGATAAACCTGACCAGGGCAGCCTTGAGATTGATGGCGTACCCGCGATCCTGCGCTCTCCCCGGGCGGCCATCCGGCAGCGGATCGCGCTGACGCCTGAGGACCGCAAGGTGGCCGGAATCATCCCCAACCTGACCGTGCGCGAAAACATCATCCTCGCGTTGCAAGCCGGGCGTGGCCCGTGGAAACGCCTTTCCCGAGCGGACCAGGAAAAGCTGGCTGATCGCTTCATCCAGGGCCTCGCCATCAAGACCCCGCATCGCGATCAACTCGTGAAGAACCTCAGTGGCGGCAATCAGCAAAAGGTCCTGCTGGCTCGCTGGCTTGCGACCGCCGCGCGAATCTTCATCCTGGATGAACCGACTCGCGGGATTGACGTTGGCGCCAAGGCTGAAGTCGAGAAGTTAGTCGGCGCCTTACGTCAGGACGGTCTCGGGGTTCTCTTTATCAGCTCCGAGCTCGAAGAGATCGTCCGGCAAAGTCAGCGCGTGATCGTGCTGCGGGACCGGCGCCAGGTCGGCGAATTGGCTGGTGCGGCCATCAGCGTGGATGCGATCCTGCAAACGATCGCCAAAGAAGACCCGGAGGCACGGGCGGCATGA
- a CDS encoding ABC transporter substrate-binding protein: MKASSFCRSPGHALLTLAATLLLGQIPGLADQNAPKKKLVVGFSQVGAESGWRTANTESIKTEAAKRGIDLRFSDAQQKEENQIKAIRSFIAQGVDVISFSPVVETGFEPVLQEAKRAGIPVVLSDRAVKVSDPSLYVCFLGSDFIEEGRRAGKWLADKTGGKARIAELVGTVGSAPAIDRKKGFEEVLAQHPDMKIIKSQSGDFTRAKGKEVMEAFLKAPDAKEITAVFAHNDDMALGAIQAMEEAGLHPGKDIIIISIDGVRDAFKAMAEGKLNCSVECNPLLGPQLFDIIEKVAAGQPVPKRIVTEEGVYDQSVAAATLPKRQY; this comes from the coding sequence ATGAAAGCAAGCTCGTTCTGCCGTTCTCCCGGCCATGCACTCCTGACACTCGCCGCTACCCTCCTGCTCGGTCAGATCCCAGGTCTCGCCGATCAAAACGCGCCCAAGAAAAAGTTGGTCGTCGGCTTTTCCCAGGTCGGAGCCGAAAGCGGCTGGCGCACCGCCAACACCGAATCCATCAAAACCGAAGCCGCCAAACGCGGCATCGACCTGCGGTTTTCCGATGCTCAGCAAAAAGAGGAAAATCAGATCAAAGCCATCCGTTCCTTCATCGCCCAAGGCGTTGACGTGATTTCGTTCTCGCCCGTGGTCGAAACCGGATTTGAACCGGTCCTCCAGGAAGCCAAAAGAGCCGGGATTCCCGTGGTCTTGTCCGACCGGGCCGTCAAAGTGTCGGATCCATCGCTCTACGTCTGTTTCCTCGGTTCCGACTTCATCGAGGAAGGCCGGCGGGCAGGTAAATGGCTGGCGGACAAAACCGGCGGCAAAGCCAGAATCGCCGAACTGGTCGGTACCGTCGGGTCCGCCCCGGCCATCGATCGGAAAAAGGGGTTTGAAGAGGTCCTGGCGCAGCACCCCGATATGAAGATCATCAAGTCCCAGAGTGGCGATTTCACGCGGGCCAAAGGGAAGGAAGTGATGGAAGCCTTTCTCAAGGCGCCGGATGCGAAAGAAATCACCGCGGTGTTTGCGCATAACGACGACATGGCGCTGGGGGCGATCCAGGCAATGGAGGAAGCCGGGTTGCATCCCGGTAAGGACATCATCATTATCTCGATCGACGGGGTCCGCGATGCTTTCAAGGCGATGGCCGAGGGCAAACTCAACTGCAGCGTCGAATGCAACCCGCTTCTCGGACCACAGCTGTTCGACATTATCGAAAAGGTGGCGGCCGGACAGCCGGTGCCGAAGCGTATCGTGACCGAAGAAGGGGTGTACGATCAGTCGGTTGCCGCGGCGACGTTGCCGAAACGGCAGTACTGA
- a CDS encoding substrate-binding domain-containing protein: MPPSPRKRSKNLTINDVAKLAGVSYQTVSRVLNGMPDVSPVTRERVQTILQDVGFRPNMTARQLATQRSTTIGLVTFATMFYGPSQILTQSEQAAKEIGLSFMFSGIVDQSTQEIRRAVNDLCAHQVCGILIHLPLALNLRDLQDACRNVPVVAVDSDFGFSCPSVFINQEAGSRKATRHLIECGHRKIAYLRGPVLWRAAKLRYAGWLKELKANGLKPGPVVEGDWTASSGFDAAKRLAAESWGKWTAVVVANDQMALGAIRAFEEAGIRVPEAASLIGFDDIPEAGFFRPPLSTIKQDFAALGQLSVQRLIAQVDPNYVPPRIRTIQPMLIERQSSAPPSVASIRVTALNGAPSRLSTTHPRPD, from the coding sequence ATGCCGCCCTCCCCCCGCAAGCGGAGCAAGAACCTCACCATCAACGACGTCGCCAAGCTCGCCGGAGTTTCCTACCAAACGGTTTCGCGAGTGCTCAACGGCATGCCCGACGTCTCCCCGGTCACGCGCGAACGGGTCCAAACCATCCTGCAGGACGTGGGCTTTCGCCCCAACATGACCGCCCGGCAACTCGCAACCCAGCGCTCGACGACCATCGGGCTGGTCACCTTTGCGACCATGTTCTACGGACCTTCGCAGATCCTGACCCAGAGCGAGCAAGCGGCCAAGGAGATCGGATTGAGTTTTATGTTCAGCGGCATCGTCGACCAGAGCACCCAGGAGATCCGGCGTGCCGTTAACGACCTCTGCGCCCACCAGGTGTGCGGAATCCTCATTCACCTGCCGCTGGCACTCAATCTGCGCGACCTGCAGGATGCCTGTCGTAACGTCCCGGTCGTTGCGGTCGATTCGGATTTCGGTTTCTCCTGCCCATCGGTTTTTATTAACCAGGAAGCAGGGTCACGAAAAGCCACCCGGCATTTGATCGAGTGCGGCCACCGCAAAATCGCGTACCTTCGCGGGCCGGTGCTCTGGCGGGCGGCAAAATTGCGTTATGCGGGCTGGCTCAAGGAGCTAAAAGCCAATGGCCTGAAGCCCGGACCCGTTGTGGAAGGAGATTGGACGGCAAGCTCGGGGTTTGATGCGGCGAAGCGGCTCGCGGCCGAAAGCTGGGGAAAATGGACCGCGGTTGTGGTGGCCAATGACCAGATGGCGCTGGGGGCGATCCGGGCTTTCGAAGAGGCCGGAATCCGAGTTCCCGAAGCCGCCTCCCTCATCGGCTTCGATGACATTCCGGAAGCAGGTTTTTTCCGGCCGCCGCTTTCAACCATCAAACAAGATTTTGCGGCCCTCGGCCAATTGAGCGTCCAGCGCCTGATCGCGCAAGTTGACCCAAACTATGTGCCGCCCCGCATCCGCACCATCCAACCGATGCTCATCGAGCGCCAGAGCAGCGCGCCGCCCTCCGTCGCGTCGATCCGGGTCACGGCCCTGAACGGCGCGCCCAGCCGGCTATCAACTACCCATCCACGCCCTGATTAA
- a CDS encoding transposase, which produces MNEPCGRRRNYGCRRISRGPAYPIRRVLTCILFVLRNGIRWELLPQAPRYGSGMICRRRLQE; this is translated from the coding sequence TTGAATGAGCCTTGTGGGCGGCGCCGGAACTACGGTTGCCGCCGGATCTCCCGCGGCCCTGCGTACCCCATCCGGCGAGTCTTGACGTGCATCCTCTTCGTGCTGCGCAACGGCATCCGCTGGGAGTTGCTGCCCCAAGCACCGCGTTACGGCTCGGGCATGATCTGCCGACGACGGCTGCAGGAGTAG